CCCGGCAGGTCGGCGCGCAGCACCACCGCACGGGCGATCAGCCAGGAGGCCGACTGGCTCAGCATGGCCGCCTCGGGATCACGGCCGATGCGGGCGGCGTGCTCGCGGACGATCCCGTCGGCGAAGGCGTTGTAGGTGGAGACCCGAGGGCGGATCAGCAGGTCATCGGCCGAGCGCGGCGTGCGCGGATCCCAGCCCGTGCCGAGCCGCTCGGCAAGCGCATCCAGCACCTGGATGCGCACGACCTCGCGCTGGGCACCCGGTGCCGCGTCGTGCACCCGACGCAGAGCGTCCTCGGCGACGAGCTCGGGCAGATGCGGCAGCAGGCCGCGGCGCCCGAAGTGCCCGATGGTCTCCAGCCGGGTGCCGATGCGCTCGGCGAGCTCGCCGGCGGCCTTGCGAGTGAAGGTGAGCCCGAGCACCTCGTCGGGACGCACGTGCCCGTTGGCGACGAGCCAGACCACTCGGCCCGCCATGGTCTCGGTCTTGCCGCTGCCCGCACCGGCGACGACGAGTGCCGGAGTGGGCGGAGCCTGGATGACGGCCTGCTGCGCCTGCGTGGGCACGGGCAGTCCGAGAGCGAGTGCGATGATCTCTGCGGAGATCGTCGAGGGGGTCGTCCAGTCGGCTGAGGTCGTGGGGATCACGCACTCACCGCCGGTACCGTGTGGATGCGGCACGGGGTCACGCGCACCTGGGTGTCGGCGCAGTGCGATTCGACCTGGGCGGTGAAGCTGCTGGCCGCCATCCCCCGGCCCGCCTCGGTGATGCGGTGCAGGAAGGCCGTGCGCGCCTCGCCGTCGAGGGTGTGCTGGTGGGCGACGCGGTACTCCGCCTTGCCGACCGTCTTGGAGACGATCAGCAGGCGCGCGCCGGTGAGCGCCGCCGCGGGGGCGCCCTCGACGAGCCCCTCCTGCACGGCGATCTGGTACGCAGCGAGCTGGGCGTGCTCGCGCACGTTGGCCTCGGTGTCGGGCTCGTACTTGCCGGTCTTCAGATCCACGACGACGACCCGCTCTCCACCATCGCCTTCGCTCATCCGCTCCCACTTCTGGCCGCGGGCGGCCGCGTGTTCACCGGCTCCGGCCGGGTACACCTCCACCCGGTCGATCACACCGCCCACCACCGCACGCGGCGTGATCACGGCATCCGATTCGGCGTCCTCCGGCGTCGCCGGCAGCACGTGCTCATCGGCCAGGTCCACGGCGAAGCGGAACGCGGCCTCGGCACCGACCACACGCCCGCCGTCGGCGGCGCTCGCACCGATGTAGGAGTGCAGTCGCTCCACGTACAGCTCGGCGCGTCGGCGCTCCTTGCGTCCGATCCACTCGGTCTCGAAGTCCAGCTCGGGCCAGTGCTCGTCGACGATCGCGCGCATCGCATCCAGATCCCCGTCCGGGACCTTCTCCATGGCCTCGTGCACGATCGTTCCAATCCCCGCCGAAGGCGGGGCGACCGTGTCGCCGCCGAGCGAGGAGACCACCCAGTTCAGGCCGCACTCCTCGAACGCCTCCAGCCGCGAGGGCGAGACCTTCACCGGGGCCGCGGTCAGATCCCGCAACGGCGCCGCGCTCGAGGGCGGTGTCACGCCGTACCACTCGTCGGTGGCCGCTCCGGAGACACCCGCCTCCGCGAGAATGCTCAGCTGACCCGCCGATGCCATCCGCTCGGCCTCATCGACGGAGGTGGTCAGCACGCGCCGATGACGTGCCACGAGTCCGCGCAGCGTGATCGGATGCGCGAAGCGCAGCTCATCCTGCTCGGCAGGCGGGGCAGGAGGCAGGAAGGAGAAGAACGGGCTGGGCGTCTGATCGTCGTCGTCCACCGCCGAGACGACCAGGCTCGTGCGCGCCCTCGACAGAGCCCGCACGAACAGCCGCAGCTCGTCGTGCAGCGCGGCGCGTCGGCGGTCGAGCACGCCGGGGACGATCTCGGGCAGCCCGTCGCGCGAGGCTGCCAGCCAGTCGGCGAGGCGCCAGGTCTCCAGCATCCCGCCGCGCAGGCGCACGTTCGGCCAGACGCCGTCCTGCACGCCCGCCACGACGACCGCCTCGAACTCGGCACCGAGCGCGGTCGCGGGCGTCATCAGGGTGACCAGTCCCGGCCGGTCGGGTGCGGACAGGGTGTCCTCGGGCACCTCGCTGTCGAGGATGTCGCGGATGAACAGGGCCGGCTTCTCGTGCGGCGAGCGCTCGACGAAGCGCTTGGCCGCGTCGAACAGGGCCACCAGGCTGTCCAGCGAGCGCGCGATCTCCGCGCCCCCTGGCTGGTCGGCCGCCGTGC
Above is a genomic segment from Microbacterium sp. W4I4 containing:
- a CDS encoding ATP-dependent DNA helicase, which codes for MTEDAAQHAVVHADATASGVIIGAPGTGKTTALVDRVVRLLEDGLLPEQVLVLTPSRQAATALRDRVGVRISQATPGPLVRSLASFAFQIVRGATVQQGLEPPALLTGADQDRIFADLLAGDAEDGTRSWPDTLSPAVRASKGFRSELRAFLAECTELGIVPGELESSGRDVWGAAADFLDEYREVMGGMRVSHRDIPELLAEATGILQTADAASLGPLAALRAVLIDDAQELTRGGIRLVRALRGRGVAVLALGDPDISSGAFRGASPQLFAELAQVLGDVHVLDAAHRQSDALTALTRTVTQAIGVAGRVDHRRAPGEASDLGLRALIAPSPHEEIDRIAAIVRDWHLSDGIPWSEIAVIAHDTRQIVMLEAELAAREVPTRAAGVPRPLGSEGAVRSIVEIVRLGLADAADRPSDLLAEALTSPFGGLDAVGLRRLRARLRHVELGDGGSTPARELLREAMQFPHLFDRVDAPEARVAQRFAETLAQVHEAGAAGETIHELLWRVWDRARSIGGASLQTAWRTAADQPGGAEIARSLDSLVALFDAAKRFVERSPHEKPALFIRDILDSEVPEDTLSAPDRPGLVTLMTPATALGAEFEAVVVAGVQDGVWPNVRLRGGMLETWRLADWLAASRDGLPEIVPGVLDRRRAALHDELRLFVRALSRARTSLVVSAVDDDDQTPSPFFSFLPPAPPAEQDELRFAHPITLRGLVARHRRVLTTSVDEAERMASAGQLSILAEAGVSGAATDEWYGVTPPSSAAPLRDLTAAPVKVSPSRLEAFEECGLNWVVSSLGGDTVAPPSAGIGTIVHEAMEKVPDGDLDAMRAIVDEHWPELDFETEWIGRKERRRAELYVERLHSYIGASAADGGRVVGAEAAFRFAVDLADEHVLPATPEDAESDAVITPRAVVGGVIDRVEVYPAGAGEHAAARGQKWERMSEGDGGERVVVVDLKTGKYEPDTEANVREHAQLAAYQIAVQEGLVEGAPAAALTGARLLIVSKTVGKAEYRVAHQHTLDGEARTAFLHRITEAGRGMAASSFTAQVESHCADTQVRVTPCRIHTVPAVSA